In Papaver somniferum cultivar HN1 chromosome 1, ASM357369v1, whole genome shotgun sequence, a genomic segment contains:
- the LOC113311539 gene encoding purine permease 1-like: protein MKSIVENDQSNMKGGVLVSSNSHEHHHHQEEDNKKKKKMKLVILIVNCIFLSVAQITGPLLLRVYYLHGGQRKWLSSWLQTVAFPFLLIPISVSWFKSKSKSHDSRSISAIDVNPTTDRKLRFGGFSPKLFISCIFLGIIVGLDSFLYAYGVSYLPVSTSSLLMSTQLAFTAAFALLLVRQKFTPYSINSVVLLTLGAVVLAFHTNGDKPIGVSKDQYFLGFFVTLGAAALFGFMLPFIELVYRKACEAVTYDLVMRMQFIISMVATVFCTIAMLINKDFQAISREAKGFELGETKYYIVLIFTAVSMQCAVVGTLGVIHCASSLFSGVLMTLLLPIQQICAIFFFNEKFSAEKGMSLGLSIWGFASYFYGEYKQTKKKTNQHKAVPINSQEIPDEV from the exons ATGAAAAGTATTGTGGAGAATGATCAGAGCAACATGAAAGGAGGAGTACTAGTATCCAGTAATAGTCATGAACACCACCATCACCAAGAAGAAgataacaagaagaagaagaaaatgaaactagTGATTCTAATAGTGAATTGCATATTCTTATCGGTAGCACAAATAACAGGTCCATTGCTGCTAAGGGTTTACTACTTACATGGTGGTCAAAGAAAATGGTTATCAAGTTGGTTGCAAACTGTAGCTTTTCCATTTCTTCTCATACCTATCTCCGTTTCATGGTttaaatcgaaatcaaaatctcATGATTCTCGATCAATATCAGCAATTGATGTAAACCCGACGACTGACCGGAAGCTAAGATTTGGTGGTTTCAGTCCTAAACTTTTCATATCATGTATTTTCTTGGGGATTATAGTTGGTTTAGACAGTTTTCTATATGCTTATGGTGTAAGCTATCTCCCTGTTTCAACTTCTTCACTGTTGATGTCTACTCAACTAGCTTTTACTGCTGCATTTGCTCTACTTCTTGTTAGGCAGAAGTTTACTCCGTATTCGATTAATTCGGTTGTGTTGTTAACTCTTGGTGCTGTTGTTTTGGCTTTCCATACTAATGGTGATAAACCTATTGGTGTCTCGAAGGATCAATACTTCTTGGGGTTCTTTGTAACTCTTGGTGCAGCTGCACTATTTGGGTTTATGTTGCCTTTTATCGAGTTAGTGTACAGGAAAGCATGCGAAGCTGTAACATATGATCTGGTGATGCGGATGCAGTTTATAATTTCAATGGTTGCAACAGTTTTTTGCACCATTGCCATGTTAATCAACAAGGACTTTCAG GCTATTAGCAGAGAAGCAAAGGGTTTTGAACTTGGAGAAACAAAGTATTACATAGTATTAATATTTACAGCCGTATCGATGCAATGTGCCGTAGTGGGAACTTTGGGTGTAATACATTGTGCATCATCTTTATTCAGTGGAGTTCTTATGACACTACTCCTTCCAATTCAACAAATCTGTGCAATATTTTTCTTTAATGAGAAATTCAGTGCAGAAAAAGGAATGTCATTAGGTCTATCTATATGGGGTTTTGCTTCTTATTTCTATGGCGAATATaagcaaacaaaaaagaagacgAATCAGCACAAGGCAGTACCGATTAACAGCCAAGAAATCCCTGATGAAGTTTGA